One genomic region from Pyxicephalus adspersus chromosome 1, UCB_Pads_2.0, whole genome shotgun sequence encodes:
- the GPR156 gene encoding LOW QUALITY PROTEIN: probable G-protein coupled receptor 156 (The sequence of the model RefSeq protein was modified relative to this genomic sequence to represent the inferred CDS: substituted 1 base at 1 genomic stop codon), whose amino-acid sequence MEPPLNCSTLPQSHIETTLDKMEALGVLQELCHVSKASNRTQISAALQGILGSLLTCGLLLCLIFVIFTVHFRQNRIVKMSSPNLNLVILLGSLLVYISAFMFSAQESVPFIHIVIQVRISLLYIGVSLIFGPLLGKSWRLHRVFTHRIPNKRVIIKDLTLLGLQAALLFIDSVLLLSWVLSDPVVCTHNLSASIKAAEKGTHCAVTKMLSCSSLHADFWVTLLLGFKGILLVYGTYLAGLTKNISTPPVNQSLVIMVGTTLVLVGTAVVLLVTRFFYNWPNLVYGVTSASILICTTTINCLIFIPQLLQWSRFKEEPSHTTVHMAKYFNSPSKSMRSMYSEDQIYHLLGENTSMRRLLTEKNAVIDSLQEQVVNAKEKLVQLLKSECSVEITEVSPLSASTLAIQQQTVSSDETTNKASSPETKDKAMDPVTNPDKGPQEESAXKVNVENTRPPKQDPQESKDKVLQTSECSVPKKEAAMPTITKHVSFMDSISKPQSECRDKRPNSTCEPMERLSKKVNYVSCEKLQEILRELSFETLSGGCHLSPGKQRRSSHSIHREPMGQSMEGLRNFSFTFSPTMARRRRGLLHRHRNAGHPSHFSREMPQAEQWFINPGARERYDNATSHMEDNLNHKDEIRLDDNNDDDDLYLSSSPTNKMELGVPMERMRAHENVGLWISKLSDEPHGSRRPSQITNWSHVGPDEPLGFRSESPFSESDSSSSEESFCLCHRPYCDLCFPQICETSETETESADYLKGWSTHHTSSRPTVNFKEDLHPTFV is encoded by the exons ATGGAGCCCCCCCTGAACTGTAGCACCCTCCCCCAGAGTCACATAGAGACAACTCTGGACAAAATGGAGGCACTGGGGGTCCTGCAGGAGCTGTGCCATGTGTCCAAG GCCTCTAACAGAACACAGATCTCAGCAGCCTTGCAGGGAATCCTGGGATCTCTACTCACCTGCGGACTCCTTTTGTGTCTCATCTTTGTCATTTTCACTGTGCACTTCCGGCAGAACAG gATAGTAAAGATGTCCAGCCCCAACCTGAACCTGGTCATCCTGCTGGGCAGTCTTCTCGTGTACATCAGTGCATTCATGTTTTCTGCACAGGAATCCGTCCCCTTCATACACATCGTTATCCAG GTGAGGATCAGCCTCCTTTACATTGGGGTGTCCCTGATATTTGGACCATTGCTGGGGAAGAGCTGGAGATTGCACCGTGTGTTCACACATCGCATCCCCAATAAACGAGTG ATTATAAAGGACCTGACGCTGCTGGGACTACAGGCCGCCCTTCTATTTATTGACTCCGTGCTGCTACTATCCTGGGTGTTGTCTGACCCAGTCGTTTGCACCCACAATCTCAGTGCCAGTATTAAG GCTGCTGAGAAAGGAACACATTGCGCTGTAACAAAAATGCTGTCCTGCTCATCCCTCCATGCAGATTTCTGGGTCACCCTGTTGCTGGGCTTCAAG GGTATTCTCCTGGTCTACGGAACTTACTTGGCTGGCCTGACCAAGAATATCAGCACCCCTCCGGTTAACCAGTCTTTGGTTATCATGGTTGGCACCACGCTTGTGCTTGTAGGCACGGCAGTGGTGCTCTTAGTCACTCGATTCTTCTACAATTGGCCTAACTTGGTCTATGGAGTGACTTCTGCTAGTATACTCATCTGTACCACCACCATCAACTGTCTCATCTTCATTCCACAG CTGCTGCAATGGAGTCGATTTAAAGAAGAGCCCAGTCACACCACCGTCCACATGGCCAAATATTTCAACAGTCCCAGCAAAAGCATGAGGTCCATGTACAGCGAGGACCAGATATACCACCTGTTGGGTGAAAATACATCCATGAGACGTCTGCTGACGGAG AAAAACGCAGTGATTGACAGTCTACAGGAGCAAGTGGTCAACGCAAAGGAAAAGTTGGTGCAACTCCTAAAATCAGAATGCAGCGTAGAGATCACAGAAGTGTCCCCCCTGTCTGCTTCTACACTGGCCATTCAGCAGCAAACGGTTTCTTCTGACGAGACCACCAACAAGGCAAGTAGCCCTGAGACAAAGGACAAAGCCATGGACCCTGTAACAAACCCAGACAAGGGTCCCCAAGAAGAAAGtgcttaaaaagtaaatgttgaaAACACCCGGCCCCCGAAGCAAGACCCCCAGGAATCAAAGGACAAAGTTCTTCAGACCTCCGAATGCTCTGTACCAAAAAAAGAGGCTGCAATGCCCACAATCACCAAACATGTGAGCTTCATGGACAGCATTTCCAAACCTCAAAGTGAGTGCAGAGACAAAAGGCCAAACAGCACATGTGAGCCTATGGAACGGTTATCGAAAAAAGTGAACTATGTGAGCTGCGAGAAGCTGCAGGAAATCCTCAGGGAACTTAGTTTTGAAACTTTGTCGGGAGGTTGTCACTTATCCCCTGGGAAACAGCGCCGTTCCAGCCACAGCATCCACAGGGAGCCAATGGGGCAATCTATGGAAGGGTTACGGAATTTTAGCTTTACCTTTTCCCCAACCATGGCTCGAAGAAGAAGGGGACTTCTACACAGACATAGGAATGCTGGACATCCCTCTCATTTCTCTAGGGAAATGCCCCAGGCTGAACAATGGTTCATAAACCCAGGTGCTAGAGAAAGATATGATAATGCAACCTCACACATGGAGGACAATCTAAATCACAAAGATGAGATAAGACTGGATGACAATAACGATGATGATGATTTATATTTATCGTCTTCTCCAACCAATAAGATGGAGCTAGGTGTTCCAATGGAAAGAATGAGGGCCCATGAAAATGTTGGCCTTTGGATTTCCAAGTTATCCGATGAACCACACGGTTCCAGACGGCCTAGTCAAATTACAAACTGGAGTCATGTGGGACCGGATGAACCATTGGGGTTCCGATCGGAATCTCCTTTCTCTGAGTCGGACTCTAGTAGCTCTGAAGAGTCTTTTTGCCTCTGTCACCGACCGTACTGCGATTTATGCTTTCCACAAATTTGTGAGACCAGCGAAACAGAGACAGAGTCTGCAGATTACCTAAAAGGTTGGTCAACCCATCATACCAGCTCCCGACCTACGGTAAATTTTAAAGAGGATCTACACCCAACCTTTGTTTGA